Proteins encoded in a region of the Oncorhynchus gorbuscha isolate QuinsamMale2020 ecotype Even-year linkage group LG16, OgorEven_v1.0, whole genome shotgun sequence genome:
- the LOC124000844 gene encoding contactin-associated protein 1-like — protein sequence MICKILSIILLFWGVQECSSHECVDPLVSSLYANSFLASSRYNFLYSANFAKLYGSSGWSPSPRDRQPWLQIDLKRKYRIQAIATQGTFNSYDWVTKYTLLYGDRPDSWTPYVMKGGNSTMPGNWNYHQVKRNVFHYAFTAKHIRLLPLGWNTENGGKIGVRLEVFGCAYDSYVMQMNGDDSVAFMFPGKRFRTLQDHFAVNFKTLEQDGLLLHSEGVQGDILTLELRKGRLVLTIGLGSSTVNQVDGRTTMTVGNILDDQHWHYVTIKRYGRQVNFTVDAHTETAISKGDFTYIDLDTQMYVGGVIEPNVPHLPEVPNFRGCLENVFINGINVINMAQDQEPEIRIPRQKKMHYACRDILWKPMTFAGPNNYLQVPGFFRKPRMFVKFKFRSWDYTGLLMFTRFADDLGALELGLSEGQVNVTLFQPGKKKLQFAAGYRLNDGFWHTVDVAARDNLLSITIDEEEGSPLKITNPFTVRTGDRYFFGGCPKTNNTIRKCETKLNHFHGCMQQIFIDNEPVDIDIILQRRWGRYAELLLGTCGITDRCTPNPCEHEGRCIQSWDDFICLCENTGYKGEVCHMSVYKESCEAYRLTGKSWSGNYTIDPDLSGPLKPFEVYCTMKSDKAWTIVMHDRIDGIKVTGSTVDRPYIGDVNYWNASWDDVTALANTSMYCEQWIDYSCYKSRILNTPNGRPYSFWIGRNNESHEYWGGAFPESGKCGCAINQTCTDARFHCNCDADYRQWYSDKGYLMWKDHLPVRKVVVGDTNRTGSKAHISLGPLRCHGDRSIWNTISFTKPTYIEFPTFRPGSTVDISFHFKTYRPHGVFLENSDDWLRNFIRIELNTTQNLVFIFMVGDGILNVTLRSPVPLNDNEWHFVQAELNVKLARIKVDYQPWAVRRFPGQTFVTMEFTHPLLVGAANRTLWPFLGCLRGLRMNGVTLDLEGKANEEQGIRRNCTGQCLNATIPCRNAAQCIEGYAAYTCDCGNTAFDGFYCHKDIGAYFEIGSWLRYNIRKKPTTNEEWWANWLDPHYHNFSLGYNDTSDEIEFSFSTFQTPAVLLYISSFVQDYMAVILKKDGTLDMRYRLGLITHKYQLSFRNLADGYPHYVNITRHNRTIRTQVDYMEPIVEKITLVEDGRFDSPKNIFLGRVMEVGDIDYEIQRHNSPGLVGCISGVRYNIYAPLKTLFRPNETEPPVTVQGFVSESNCGAFPPVHGYVPWEADHWFTSIEYIYIHDDLGLFWLTVVVAAAVILLFIGLYSIYIYLYRYKGSYHTNEPKNFLESPGGSSSRPLTGTLEKKRYPAIEEDFRSD from the exons ATGAATGTGTTGATCCCTTGGTATCTTCGCTCTATGCCAACTCCTTCTTGGCCTCTTCCAGATATAACTTTTTGTACTCGGCCAACTTTGCCAAATTGTATG GGAGCAGTGGCTGGTCCCCGTCCCCCCGGGACAGACAGCCCTGGCTGCAGATTGATCTGAAGAGGAAGTACCGCATCCAGGCCATTGCCACCCAGGGCACCTTCAATTCCTATGACTGGGTCACCAAGTACACCCTTCTCTATGGTGACCGCCCCGACTCCTGGACGCCCTACGTTATGAAAGGAGGGAACTcg ACGATGCCTGGGAACTGGAACTACCACCAGGTGAAGAGGAATGTGTTCCACTATGCCTTCACAGCCAAACACATCCGCCTCCTGCCCCTGGGGTGGAACACAGAGAATGGAGGCAAGATTGGTGTCCGGCTGGAGGTGTTTGGCTGTGCTTACG ACTCCTACGTGATGCAGATGAACGGGGACGACTCGGTGGCCTTCATGTTCCCAGGGAAGAGGTTCCGGACCCTGCAGGACCATTTTGCCGTGAACTTTAAGACCCTGGAGCAGGACGGGCTGCTGCTACACAGTGAGGGAGTCCAGGGAGACATCTTGACCCTGGAGCTGAGGAAAGGACGCCTCGTCCTCACCATCGGCCTAG GAAGCAGTACGGTCAACCAGGTGGACGGTCGGACCACAATGACCGTTGGCAACATACTAGATGACCAGCACTGGCATTATGTCACCATCAAGCGCTACGGTCGACAGGTCAACTTCACAGTGGACGCTCACACTGAGACGGCCATTAGCAAAGGAGATTTCACCTACATAGACCTGGACACGCAG ATGTATGTCGGCGGAGTGATTGAGCCCAATGTGCCCCACCTCCCAGAGGTTCCTAACTTCCGTGGCTGCCTGGAGAACGTCTTCATCAACGGGATCAACGTCATCAACATGGCCCAGGACCAGGAGCCTGAGATACGCATCCCTCGGCAG AAAAAGATGCACTACGCGTGCCGTGACATCCTATGGAAGCCCATGACCTTCGCCGGGCCCAACAACTACCTGCAGGTGCCTGGGTTCTTCAGGAAGCCTCGGATGTTTGTCAAGTTTAAGTTCCGTTCCTGGGACTACACAGGCCTGCTGATGTTTACACGCTTCGCTGACGACCTGGGAGCCTTGGAGCTGGGCCTGAGTGAGGGACAGGTCAATGTCACACTCTTTCAGCCAGGCAAGAAGAAACTACAGTTCGCAGCAG GTTACCGTTTGAATGACGGTTTCTGGCACACGGTAGACGTAGCAGCCAGGGACAACCTACTGTCCATCACCATAGATGAGGAGGAGGGCTCTCCGCTGAAAATCACCAACCCCTTCACTGTCCGCACAGGGGACCGCTACTTCTTTGGAG GGTGTCCGAAGACTAACAACACGATCAGGAAGTGTGAGACCAAGCTGAACCACTTCCACGGCTGCATGCAGCAGATCTTTATCGACAACGAGCCGGTGGACATCGACATCATCCTGCAGCGACGCTGGGGACGCTACGCTGAACTGTTGTTGGGCACCTGTGGTATCACTGACAG ATGTACTCCAAACCCCTGTGAGCACGAGGGCAGATGCATCCAGTCCTGGGATGACTTCATATGTCTGTGCGAGAACACAGGCTACAAAGGGGAGGTGTGCCATATGT CGGTCTACAAAGAGTCGTGTGAGGCCTACAGACTTACTGGCAAATCCTGGTCAGGGAATTATACCATAGACCCAGACCTGAGCGGACCCTTGAAACCATTCGAGGTGTACTGCACGATGAAAT CCGACAAGGCATGGACGATAGTGATGCATGACCGTATCGACGGTATCAAGGTGACCGGTAGCACGGTGGACCGTCCTTACATAGGAGATGTCAACTACTGGAATGCCTCCTGGGACGATGTCACAGCACTGGCCAACACCTCCATGTACTGTGAACAGTGGATCGACTACTCCTGCTATAAGTCACGCATCCTCAACACGCCCA ATGGGAGACCGTACAGTTTCTGGATTGGTCGAAATAACGAGAGTCACGAGTACTGGGGCGGGGCTTTCCCTGAGAGTGGGAAGTGTGGCTGTGCTATCAACCAGACCTGCACTGATGCCAGGTTTCACTGTAACTGTGACGCTGACTACCGCCaatg GTACTCAGACAAGGGCTATCTGATGTGGAAGGACCACCTCCCAGTGAggaaggtggtggtgggggacacCAACAGGACGGGGTCAAAGGCCCACATCAGCCTCGGGCCCCTACGTTGCCATGGCGACA GGAGCATCTGGAATACCATATCGTTCACCAAGCCCACCTACATCGAGTTCCCCACCTTCAGGCCAGGCAGCACCGTCGACATCTCCTTCCACTTTAAAACCTACCGCCCCCACGGAGTCTTCTTGGAGAACTCAGACGACTGGCTCCGTAACTTCATACGCATTGAGCTCAACA CCACCCAGAACCTGGTCTTCATATTCATGGTGGGAGACGGCATCCTCAACGTGACGCTACGCTCGCCGGTGCCTCTAAACGACAACGAGTGGCACTTTGTCCAGGCAGAGCTCAACGTGAAGTTGGCCAGGATCAAGGTGGACTATCAGCCATGGGCTGTGAGACGCTTCCCTGGCCAGACCTTTGTCACCATGGAGTTCACCCACCCTCTCCTCGTGG GCGCAGCCAATCGCACGCTGTGGCCATTCCTGGGCTGCCTCCGAGGGTTACGAATGAACGGGGTAACCCTTGACTTGGAAGGCAAAGCGAATGAGGAACAGGGTATACGGCGGAACTGTACGGGCCAGTGTCTGAACGCGACCATACCGTGTCGAAACGCCGCCCAGTGTATCGAGGGCTACGCCGCCTACACCTGTGACTGCGGCAACACTGCCTTCGACGGATTCTACTGCCACAAAG ACATTGGGGCCTACTTTGAGATAGGCTCGTGGTTGCGCTACAACATCAGAAAGAAGCCTACGACCAATGAGGAGTGGTGGGCTAACTGGCTGGACCCCCACTATCACAACTTCAGCCTGGGCTACAACGACACCAGTGATGAGATAGAGTTCAGCTTCAGTACCTTCCAGACGCCGGCTGTACTGCTCTACATCAGCTCTTTCGTCCAGGACTACATGGCTGTCATCCTGAAGAAAGATG GAACCTTAGACATGAGGTATAGGTTGGGGTTGATTACCCACAAGTACCAGTTGTCCTTCAGGAACCTGGCAGATGGATACCCCCACTACGTCAACATAACCAGACACAACAGGACCATCAGGACACAG GTGGACTACATGGAGCCGATAGTGGAGAAGATCACCCTAGTGGAGGACGGCAGGTTTGACTCACCCAAGAACATCTTCCTGGGGAGAGTGATGG AGGTGGGTGATATTGACTATGAGATCCAGAGGCATAACAGTCCTGGTCTGGTGGGCTGTATATCTGGGGTGAGGTACAACATCTACGCCCCTCTTAAGACCCTATTCCGGCCGAACGAGACGGAACCGCCGGTCACCGTGCAGGGCTTCGTCTCCGAATCTAACTGTGGGGCCTTCCCTCCTGTCCATGGATATGTCCCCTGGGAGGCGGACCACTGGTTCACTTCTATAG aaTACATATATATCCACGATGACCTAGGCCTGTTTTGGTTGACAG TTGTCGTCGCCGCGGCCGTGATATTGCTGTTCATAGGTCTGTACAGCATCTACATTTATCTGTACCGGTACAAGGGCAGCTACCACACCAACGAGCCCAAGAACTTCCTGGAGTCTCCTGGAGGCAGCAGCTCCAGGCCCCTAACAGGGACCCTGGAGAAGAAGCGATATCCAGCGATAGAGGAAGACTTTCGGAGTGACTAG